Proteins from a genomic interval of Clostridium sp. M62/1:
- a CDS encoding response regulator transcription factor yields MQKILVCDDDRQIVEAIDIYLTGEGFEVIKAYDGLEALELLKTHEVNLMIVDVMMPGLDGIRTTLKVRETSSIPIIILSAKSEDSDKILGLNIGADDYITKPFNPLELVARVKSQLRRYTQLGNMHTQSDSRVYKCGGLQINDENKEVLVDGELIKLTPIEYNILLLLVKNAGKVFSIDQIYEEIWNEEAIGADNTVAVHIRHIREKIEINPREPRYLKVVWGVGYKIEKQ; encoded by the coding sequence ATGCAGAAAATCCTGGTATGCGATGACGACAGACAGATTGTCGAGGCTATAGATATTTATCTGACCGGAGAGGGCTTTGAGGTGATCAAGGCCTATGACGGTCTGGAGGCTCTGGAGCTTCTCAAAACACATGAGGTGAACCTCATGATTGTGGACGTGATGATGCCCGGCCTTGACGGAATCAGAACCACGCTCAAAGTGAGGGAAACCAGCAGTATACCGATTATCATTCTGTCCGCCAAGTCAGAGGATTCTGACAAGATCCTGGGACTGAATATCGGGGCGGATGACTACATTACCAAGCCCTTCAACCCCCTCGAGCTGGTAGCCCGCGTCAAATCCCAGCTTCGCCGCTACACACAGCTGGGAAATATGCATACCCAGTCCGACAGCCGCGTATATAAGTGCGGCGGCCTTCAGATCAATGATGAGAACAAGGAGGTTCTGGTGGACGGCGAGCTGATCAAGCTGACGCCTATCGAGTATAACATTCTCCTCCTTCTCGTAAAAAATGCAGGAAAGGTATTCTCGATTGATCAGATCTACGAGGAAATCTGGAACGAGGAGGCCATCGGAGCAGACAATACCGTGGCTGTGCACATCCGTCACATCCGTGAAAAAATCGAGATTAATCCCCGAGAGCCCCGCTATCTTAAGGTTGTCTGGGGCGTAGGATATAAGATTGAAAAGCAGTAG
- the fabK gene encoding enoyl-[acyl-carrier-protein] reductase FabK yields MKTRVTELLGIECPIIQGGMAWVAEHHLAAAVSEAGGLGLIGGANAPGEVVRDEIRKARELTKKPFGVNVMLMSPHADDVAKVVVEEGVKVVTTGAGNPGKYMEMWKNAGIKVIPVVASVALARMMEKGGADAVIAEGTESGGHIGEATTMTLVPQVVDAVSIPVIAAGGIGDGRGIAAAFMLGAEAVQMGTRFVVAKESIVHPNYKEKIIKAKDIDSTVTGRTHGHPVRCLRNQMTREYIKMEQEGKSFEELEYLTLGTLRKAVMDGDTSNGTVMAGQIAGMVKKEQTCKEMMDEMMAEAGKLLHW; encoded by the coding sequence ATGAAGACCAGAGTCACTGAACTTTTAGGGATTGAATGTCCGATCATCCAGGGCGGTATGGCCTGGGTGGCCGAGCATCATCTGGCTGCAGCTGTTTCTGAGGCCGGCGGTCTGGGTCTCATCGGCGGGGCGAATGCTCCGGGAGAAGTAGTCCGCGATGAAATCAGAAAGGCCAGAGAGCTGACAAAGAAGCCGTTCGGCGTAAACGTCATGCTCATGAGTCCTCATGCTGACGACGTGGCAAAGGTAGTCGTTGAGGAGGGCGTGAAGGTAGTCACAACAGGAGCCGGAAACCCTGGAAAATATATGGAGATGTGGAAGAACGCCGGAATTAAGGTAATCCCGGTAGTGGCCTCCGTCGCTTTGGCAAGGATGATGGAGAAAGGCGGAGCTGACGCCGTTATCGCAGAGGGCACAGAGTCCGGCGGACATATCGGTGAAGCTACGACCATGACGCTCGTTCCGCAGGTAGTGGATGCGGTATCCATACCTGTTATCGCAGCAGGCGGAATCGGGGACGGCCGCGGAATTGCAGCCGCCTTTATGCTGGGAGCTGAGGCAGTCCAGATGGGAACACGCTTTGTAGTGGCGAAGGAGTCCATTGTACATCCCAATTACAAGGAAAAGATTATCAAGGCGAAGGACATAGATTCCACAGTAACAGGCAGGACCCACGGCCATCCGGTCAGATGTCTGAGAAACCAGATGACCAGAGAGTATATCAAGATGGAGCAGGAGGGCAAGTCCTTCGAAGAGCTTGAGTATCTGACGCTGGGAACCCTCAGAAAGGCCGTTATGGATGGAGACACATCAAACGGAACTGTTATGGCAGGCCAGATTGCAGGTATGGTCAAAAAAGAACAGACCTGCAAGGAAATGATGGACGAGATGATGGCAGAGGCAGGTAAGCTTCTGCACTGGTAA
- the acpP gene encoding acyl carrier protein, with product MLEKMKEIIAEQLSVDADSITEASSFKDDLGADSLDLFELVMALEDEYSVEIPAEDLQNLLTVGDVMNYLKEKGVEA from the coding sequence ATGTTAGAAAAAATGAAAGAGATCATCGCAGAGCAGTTAAGCGTGGATGCAGATTCCATCACAGAGGCTTCCTCCTTCAAGGATGATCTGGGAGCAGATTCTCTGGATTTATTCGAGCTGGTTATGGCACTTGAGGATGAGTATTCTGTAGAGATCCCGGCTGAGGACTTACAGAACCTCTTAACAGTAGGCGATGTAATGAACTATTTAAAAGAAAAAGGTGTTGAAGCATAA
- a CDS encoding transglutaminase-like domain-containing protein, whose translation MFRKTLRRSLQKGLKKTRNAVILGLSAAALICTPVFAQVRTPEASGSVTYSNGNAVIDASNASQGYVMVKYTGGTSRIKVRITKGTDYTYDLNASGNYEVFPLTEGSGTYTVKVFQQVQGTSYAQVMSQTINVNLADELSPFLYPNQFCNFRADSAVVSTAASITAGISDPLSKVQAIYNYAVDNISYDYQKAATVQSGYLPVPDSTLASKTGICFDYAAVMTSMLRSQDIPTKLVIGYTGGAYHAWVSVYVTGQGWVDNIIYFDGVNWRYMDPTFASSGKGNAAITSYITNPANYQAKFTY comes from the coding sequence ATGTTTCGAAAAACTTTGCGCCGCAGTCTTCAGAAAGGCCTGAAAAAGACCAGAAATGCAGTGATTCTGGGTCTTTCTGCTGCCGCATTAATCTGCACGCCGGTATTTGCCCAGGTGAGGACACCGGAAGCCTCCGGCTCCGTCACCTACTCAAACGGAAACGCTGTCATCGACGCCTCCAACGCGTCTCAGGGCTATGTCATGGTAAAATATACCGGCGGCACATCACGCATTAAAGTAAGAATTACAAAGGGCACAGACTACACCTATGATCTGAATGCCAGCGGAAATTATGAGGTATTCCCGCTGACAGAGGGAAGCGGAACTTACACTGTCAAGGTATTCCAGCAGGTTCAGGGAACCTCCTACGCCCAGGTCATGAGTCAGACCATCAATGTGAATCTGGCTGACGAGCTGTCCCCCTTCCTCTATCCCAACCAGTTCTGCAACTTTCGCGCAGACTCCGCGGTAGTCTCCACAGCGGCCTCCATCACAGCCGGAATCTCTGATCCGCTCTCAAAGGTACAGGCCATATATAATTATGCGGTGGACAATATTTCCTACGACTACCAGAAGGCTGCAACTGTACAGAGCGGATACCTGCCCGTACCGGATTCTACGCTGGCGTCAAAAACCGGCATCTGCTTCGACTATGCGGCAGTCATGACCTCCATGCTCCGCTCCCAGGACATTCCGACCAAACTTGTGATCGGATACACCGGCGGCGCCTACCATGCATGGGTAAGCGTGTATGTAACCGGACAGGGCTGGGTTGACAATATTATCTACTTCGACGGCGTAAACTGGCGGTACATGGATCCGACCTTTGCGTCCAGCGGAAAAGGCAACGCAGCCATCACCAGCTACATTACGAATCCGGCAAACTATCAGGCAAAATTCACTTACTAA
- a CDS encoding type II secretion system F family protein, with translation MKQSVPFTGLSLSGFCMQISILLKSAVPLYEGLSVMAEDASSPREKEILTAMSDKLRMGFPFSEAVSEAGCFPAYVTQMTVLGERTGTLDETMEHLSRFYEREYRLGENLRRAVTYPAIMIVMLLVILFILFTRVMPIFSGVYEQLGTSIPDAAQAAIQFGGILSGAALVFAAVLIAAFAVVRLTSRPGQESSLSHRLLRSIKNHSSIAKLSALRRFCSVMAMTLHCGMNMAEGCRMAAALVDNDSVLPGVRACEKELESGKAFYDSIEPSGLFSGFDLQMIRIGSRAGQLETVMRELEEDYDERSSDALDSLIARLEPAIVSVLAVAVGLVLLSVMLPLAGILSSIG, from the coding sequence ATGAAACAATCCGTACCATTTACCGGACTTTCCCTGTCCGGCTTCTGTATGCAAATTTCTATTCTCTTAAAATCGGCAGTGCCTCTCTATGAGGGGCTCTCCGTCATGGCCGAGGACGCATCATCGCCCCGCGAGAAGGAAATTCTCACCGCCATGTCCGATAAGCTGCGCATGGGTTTTCCCTTCAGCGAGGCCGTCAGCGAGGCCGGCTGCTTTCCGGCTTATGTAACCCAGATGACTGTGCTGGGGGAGCGCACAGGTACTCTGGATGAAACCATGGAGCATCTGTCCCGGTTCTATGAGAGGGAATACCGGCTCGGCGAAAATCTGCGCCGTGCCGTCACCTACCCCGCCATCATGATCGTGATGCTCCTTGTGATCCTGTTTATCCTGTTCACCAGGGTGATGCCGATCTTTTCCGGTGTCTATGAACAGCTGGGAACCTCCATACCGGACGCCGCCCAGGCGGCTATCCAGTTCGGAGGTATCTTAAGCGGCGCGGCTCTCGTCTTTGCAGCAGTGCTCATAGCTGCCTTCGCCGTCGTCCGGCTTACCAGCCGGCCCGGCCAGGAAAGCAGCCTGTCGCACCGCCTTCTGCGCTCCATTAAAAACCATTCCTCCATTGCGAAGCTCTCTGCCCTGCGCCGCTTCTGCTCTGTCATGGCAATGACGCTTCACTGCGGAATGAACATGGCCGAGGGCTGCCGTATGGCTGCCGCACTGGTGGACAACGATTCTGTGCTTCCCGGAGTCAGAGCCTGCGAAAAGGAGCTGGAATCAGGAAAGGCCTTCTACGACTCTATCGAACCCTCCGGTCTGTTTTCCGGCTTTGATCTGCAGATGATCCGCATCGGAAGCAGGGCCGGACAGCTGGAAACCGTTATGCGTGAGCTGGAGGAGGACTATGATGAGCGCTCCTCTGATGCCCTTGACAGTCTGATTGCAAGGCTTGAGCCTGCCATCGTCTCGGTGCTGGCAGTTGCAGTGGGGCTTGTCCTTCTGTCTGTCATGCTTCCGCTGGCAGGAATTCTCTCCTCCATCGGATAG
- the fabD gene encoding ACP S-malonyltransferase, producing the protein MSKIAFIFPGQGAQVCGMGQDFYEQTETGKQVFDTATEILGFSMPELCFEKNDRLDITEYTQPAMVTASLAMMKVLMERTGIKPDAAAGLSLGEYPAMAAAGVMSVEDAIRTVRQRGILMQEAVPAGIGAMAAVLAMDAEEIERVIEPIEGVQIANYNCPGQIVISGKKEAVDEAAEKLKEAGAKRVIPLNVSGPFHSRMLTEAGEKLGKVLDTVEIHEPVIPYAANVTAEYVTKAEDVKPLLVKQVSSSVRWEQTMRMMLQDGVDTFIEIGPGKTLAGFMKKIDRNVRVINIEKLEDIEKVREL; encoded by the coding sequence ATGAGCAAGATTGCATTTATTTTTCCAGGCCAGGGTGCGCAGGTGTGCGGCATGGGGCAGGATTTCTATGAGCAGACAGAGACAGGAAAGCAGGTATTCGACACTGCAACTGAAATTCTGGGCTTTTCCATGCCTGAGCTCTGCTTTGAGAAAAACGACAGGCTGGACATAACAGAGTACACACAGCCGGCCATGGTGACAGCGAGCCTTGCTATGATGAAGGTTCTCATGGAGCGTACAGGGATAAAGCCTGATGCGGCCGCAGGACTGAGTCTGGGAGAGTATCCGGCAATGGCTGCTGCTGGCGTGATGTCTGTGGAGGATGCGATTCGCACCGTAAGACAGAGGGGAATCCTGATGCAGGAGGCGGTTCCGGCGGGAATCGGAGCCATGGCCGCTGTCCTTGCGATGGATGCAGAGGAAATTGAACGGGTGATCGAGCCAATTGAAGGGGTGCAGATTGCCAACTATAACTGCCCGGGACAGATCGTTATCTCCGGAAAGAAGGAGGCGGTCGACGAGGCGGCAGAGAAGCTTAAGGAAGCGGGAGCAAAGAGGGTGATCCCGTTAAATGTCAGCGGCCCGTTCCACTCCAGAATGCTCACAGAGGCAGGAGAGAAGCTGGGAAAAGTGCTTGACACAGTTGAAATTCACGAGCCTGTGATTCCGTATGCGGCCAATGTGACGGCTGAGTATGTGACAAAGGCAGAGGATGTAAAACCGCTTCTGGTGAAGCAGGTATCCTCCTCCGTGCGGTGGGAGCAGACCATGAGAATGATGCTTCAGGACGGCGTGGATACATTTATTGAGATCGGGCCTGGCAAGACACTGGCCGGATTTATGAAGAAGATAGATAGAAACGTTCGCGTGATCAATATAGAGAAACTGGAAGATATTGAGAAAGTAAGGGAGCTGTAG
- the fabG gene encoding 3-oxoacyl-[acyl-carrier-protein] reductase has product MLLEGKIALVTGASRGIGRQIALTLAKEGAVVIVNYNGSAAKAEEVVKEITEAGGTAEAVQCSVSDYAKTEEMMKDLIARYKRIDILVNNAGITKDNLLMKMSEEEYDAVLDTNLKGTFNCIKHVSRQMLKQKGGRIINISSVSGVMGNAGQANYCASKAGVIGLTKSVARELGSRGITVNAIAPGFIDTEMTAVLPEDVKKSMGEQIPMKKFGKTEDVANLAAFLASDLAGYITGQIIGVDGGMAM; this is encoded by the coding sequence ATGTTATTGGAAGGCAAAATTGCACTGGTAACCGGAGCGAGCCGCGGAATTGGCCGTCAGATCGCCCTGACACTGGCCAAAGAGGGCGCTGTTGTTATCGTAAACTACAACGGATCTGCGGCGAAGGCGGAGGAAGTGGTGAAAGAGATCACAGAGGCAGGCGGTACCGCTGAGGCTGTTCAGTGCAGCGTCTCCGACTACGCAAAGACTGAAGAAATGATGAAGGATCTCATCGCCAGATATAAGAGAATTGATATTCTGGTGAATAATGCCGGCATCACAAAGGATAATCTGCTCATGAAGATGAGTGAGGAGGAGTACGATGCTGTTTTAGACACCAATTTAAAGGGAACCTTTAACTGCATCAAGCATGTCTCCAGACAGATGCTGAAGCAGAAGGGAGGCCGCATCATTAATATCTCCTCCGTATCAGGCGTGATGGGAAATGCGGGACAGGCCAATTACTGTGCATCCAAGGCAGGAGTGATTGGGCTTACAAAGTCCGTGGCCAGAGAGCTTGGAAGCCGCGGTATCACGGTAAATGCGATCGCGCCGGGATTCATTGACACAGAGATGACAGCCGTTCTTCCTGAGGATGTGAAGAAGTCCATGGGAGAGCAGATTCCGATGAAGAAGTTTGGAAAAACGGAGGATGTAGCAAATCTTGCCGCCTTCCTGGCTTCCGATCTGGCGGGCTACATTACAGGACAGATTATAGGCGTGGACGGCGGAATGGCCATGTAG
- a CDS encoding sensor histidine kinase: protein MMNRRLNLKNHKTIVCVIHLLFLALMFAGVGTMYLNDNLGVGITRIHSSVYEDTDEFTQYFNDDLADIFQYMEYNEIFATGGSIDISKTMLEMTFGPNDTRSYSLNDIIKYLQSLGYSLNGDFECIPVSVDENRKPAMGYVAWSASEPDIYYTSLKDGMRHCSLEEISLEIINTLNRYYSTYKRLIESPSNLHFRIEYIDSESEPKRITSFSNDSTLTLEQAKTYGRYACLQGNSVFYDTNFRFIDLDTVSALSAGNPYDTKTYYLLAALDTSYPVSDPYADNYNHYVRMQNYYFLGFALMVVGGLTAAASLLYLLSVSGKQEYGDSRITLSPFDQTSTETGLILLILLAGASLLAGRYTLVRIAHLTLPEESWDVGEKVIYTAIVYLVCLIGLFSLLRRCKAGILWKNSLIRKLGDRLSVFFTGQTFAGQLSAAFIAYQIANTVLLVTASYLYLKWHILTLTLKIIIGMLLLLWLCVNLWIFYLMFRRAADRDRLDLAIRHLAGGETTYQVDISQFSGKIRETAENLNNVSQGLEAALSEKVKSERLKADLITNVSHDIKTPLTSIINYVDLIKRENIQDEKIQRYLEVLEQKSHRLKNLTEDLVEASKASSGNLKLDISRLDFIELIYQTNGEFEEKFISRRLDLITSAPERSVFIEADGRRLWRVLENLYNNAFKYALEGSRIYADVSVENSMAVFTIKNISASPLNIKAEELTERFVRGDVARTTEGSGLGLSIARSLTQLQGGSFEIYIDGDLFKARVAFPVAEVPPKVLPKTAEAKTEDDEGRAESEGQTP, encoded by the coding sequence ATGATGAACCGCAGATTAAATTTAAAAAACCATAAGACGATTGTCTGTGTCATCCATCTTCTCTTTCTTGCGCTGATGTTTGCAGGCGTTGGAACGATGTACCTGAACGACAATCTGGGAGTGGGCATCACCCGGATTCACAGCAGCGTCTACGAGGACACGGACGAATTTACCCAGTATTTCAATGACGATCTGGCCGATATTTTCCAATACATGGAATATAATGAGATTTTTGCCACAGGAGGTTCCATTGACATCTCAAAAACGATGCTCGAGATGACCTTCGGCCCCAATGACACCCGCTCCTATTCGCTGAACGACATTATCAAGTATCTTCAGTCTCTGGGGTACTCTCTCAACGGAGATTTTGAGTGCATACCCGTTTCTGTGGACGAAAACAGGAAGCCCGCCATGGGATATGTCGCCTGGTCTGCCAGCGAACCAGATATATATTACACCTCTCTGAAAGATGGGATGCGCCACTGCTCTCTGGAGGAGATTTCCCTTGAAATCATAAACACCCTGAACCGTTACTACAGTACTTACAAACGGCTCATAGAAAGTCCCAGCAACCTGCATTTCAGGATCGAGTACATAGACAGCGAGTCAGAGCCAAAGCGTATCACATCCTTCTCAAACGACAGTACACTGACGTTAGAGCAGGCCAAGACTTATGGACGCTACGCCTGTCTTCAGGGCAACTCTGTGTTTTATGACACAAACTTCCGTTTTATCGATCTGGACACTGTGTCGGCCCTGTCGGCAGGCAATCCCTATGACACAAAAACCTACTATCTGCTGGCTGCCCTTGACACCTCCTATCCAGTGTCAGATCCCTATGCAGACAATTATAACCATTATGTCAGAATGCAGAATTACTACTTTCTGGGTTTTGCTCTGATGGTGGTTGGAGGCCTGACGGCAGCCGCCTCCCTCCTGTACCTGCTTTCAGTGTCCGGAAAACAGGAGTATGGAGACAGCCGCATTACCCTTTCCCCCTTTGACCAGACCAGCACGGAAACAGGTCTGATCCTTCTCATCCTTCTGGCGGGAGCCTCACTTCTGGCAGGGAGATACACTCTGGTGAGAATCGCACATCTGACCCTTCCTGAGGAATCCTGGGATGTGGGAGAAAAGGTGATCTACACAGCCATTGTCTATCTGGTATGCCTCATCGGGCTGTTCAGCCTGCTCAGACGCTGCAAGGCTGGAATACTCTGGAAAAACAGCCTGATTCGAAAGCTCGGCGACAGACTTTCCGTCTTCTTTACAGGCCAGACCTTTGCCGGCCAGCTATCAGCTGCCTTTATCGCCTACCAGATCGCCAACACGGTGCTTCTGGTGACCGCCTCCTACCTGTACCTGAAGTGGCATATCCTGACTCTGACCTTAAAGATCATAATCGGCATGCTCCTGCTTTTATGGCTCTGTGTAAACCTGTGGATCTTCTATCTGATGTTCAGGCGGGCTGCCGACAGGGACAGGCTGGATCTTGCCATCCGCCATCTGGCTGGAGGAGAAACCACCTATCAGGTAGATATCTCCCAGTTTTCAGGCAAGATACGGGAGACAGCGGAAAACCTGAACAATGTCAGCCAGGGACTTGAAGCGGCTCTCTCCGAAAAAGTAAAAAGTGAGCGGCTCAAGGCGGATCTGATTACAAATGTGTCCCATGATATCAAGACACCCCTAACCTCCATTATCAACTATGTAGATTTAATCAAGCGGGAAAACATCCAGGATGAGAAGATTCAGCGCTATCTGGAAGTGCTGGAACAGAAATCCCACCGCCTGAAAAATCTCACAGAGGATTTGGTGGAGGCCTCCAAGGCCAGCTCGGGAAATTTAAAGCTCGACATCAGCAGACTGGATTTCATTGAGCTGATCTATCAGACGAACGGAGAATTTGAGGAGAAGTTTATAAGCCGACGGCTGGATCTCATTACCTCCGCTCCGGAGCGAAGTGTCTTTATCGAGGCGGACGGCCGCCGACTCTGGCGGGTTCTGGAAAACCTCTATAACAACGCCTTTAAGTATGCTCTGGAGGGAAGCCGGATCTATGCGGATGTGTCAGTGGAGAACTCCATGGCTGTATTTACCATTAAAAACATATCTGCCAGCCCTCTGAATATCAAGGCCGAGGAGCTGACTGAGCGGTTTGTCCGCGGCGATGTGGCAAGGACTACGGAGGGGAGCGGCCTGGGACTCTCTATCGCCAGAAGTCTGACACAGCTTCAGGGCGGAAGCTTTGAAATCTATATCGACGGCGATCTCTTTAAGGCAAGAGTGGCATTTCCTGTGGCAGAAGTTCCGCCTAAAGTCCTGCCCAAAACAGCGGAAGCAAAGACAGAGGATGACGAAGGCAGGGCTGAAAGCGAAGGTCAGACTCCTTAG
- a CDS encoding MATE family efflux transporter, producing the protein MSQAVKAKKKTCSMLTDHPGKALLLFAFPMILGNLFQQFYNIMDSVVVGQFVSENALASVGASYAITNVFIAVAIGGGTGSSVIISQFLGAGQITKMKTAVSTTLLNFLVISVFLGVFGLAYSDRILALMNVPGNIFEDAALYLSIYFLGLPFLFMYNVQASVFNSLGDSRTPLWLLIFSSLLNIVLDLLFVIQFGMAVRGVAVATLIAQGLSAVLSFCLLMRKLRGYEHRREEFRFYDRGMMLSMVKVAIPSILQQSIVQMGILLVQSVVNTFGSSAIAGYSAGTRIESISIVPMLAIGNAMSTFTAQNIGAGNEKRVREGYRTCYFALAAFAAALCVLTQSFGSLFISAFLDAEVSEEAFSVAMSYADFISFFYILIGLKATTDGLLRGAGDVTVFTVSNLANLTIRVFVASFFAPRYGLEFVWYAVPLGWATNYAISFGWYLTGHWKRIRLIEGGEKRPYRA; encoded by the coding sequence ATGTCACAGGCAGTTAAAGCAAAAAAGAAAACCTGCAGTATGCTCACCGATCATCCGGGAAAGGCCCTTTTACTCTTTGCCTTCCCCATGATTCTGGGCAATCTGTTCCAGCAGTTTTACAATATTATGGACTCCGTTGTGGTGGGGCAGTTTGTCAGTGAAAATGCCCTGGCCTCCGTGGGAGCCTCCTACGCCATAACCAATGTGTTCATCGCCGTGGCCATCGGCGGAGGGACGGGAAGCTCTGTAATCATCTCACAGTTTCTGGGAGCGGGCCAGATTACAAAAATGAAAACAGCCGTCTCCACAACCCTGCTTAATTTTCTCGTTATCAGCGTTTTTCTGGGAGTGTTCGGACTGGCATATAGCGACAGGATTCTGGCGCTGATGAATGTGCCGGGCAATATCTTTGAGGATGCGGCCCTGTATCTGAGCATTTATTTTCTGGGTCTGCCGTTTCTCTTTATGTACAACGTCCAGGCGTCGGTGTTTAACTCTCTCGGAGATTCCAGGACGCCCCTTTGGCTCCTCATCTTCTCCTCGCTGTTAAATATCGTGCTGGATCTGCTGTTTGTCATTCAGTTTGGCATGGCAGTCCGGGGCGTGGCTGTTGCCACTCTGATTGCTCAGGGACTCTCGGCTGTGCTGTCCTTCTGCCTTCTGATGAGAAAGCTCAGAGGCTATGAACACAGGAGAGAGGAATTCCGGTTTTATGACAGGGGAATGATGCTCTCCATGGTAAAGGTGGCGATCCCCTCCATCCTGCAGCAGTCTATTGTGCAGATGGGAATCCTTCTGGTGCAGTCGGTGGTGAACACCTTCGGCTCCTCTGCCATTGCCGGGTACTCGGCAGGAACCAGAATCGAGTCTATCTCCATCGTGCCCATGCTGGCGATTGGAAATGCCATGTCCACCTTTACAGCCCAGAATATAGGGGCCGGGAATGAAAAGCGCGTCAGAGAGGGATACAGAACCTGCTATTTCGCCCTTGCAGCCTTTGCAGCAGCTCTCTGTGTCCTGACCCAGAGCTTCGGAAGCCTGTTTATCTCTGCGTTTCTGGACGCTGAGGTCAGCGAGGAGGCTTTCAGCGTGGCTATGTCCTACGCGGACTTTATCTCGTTTTTCTATATTCTGATCGGGCTGAAGGCCACAACAGACGGCCTTTTAAGGGGAGCAGGGGATGTGACTGTATTTACCGTCTCCAATCTGGCCAACCTGACCATCCGCGTGTTTGTGGCCAGCTTCTTTGCTCCCCGCTATGGGCTTGAGTTCGTGTGGTACGCCGTTCCGCTGGGCTGGGCCACAAACTATGCCATATCCTTTGGGTGGTATCTGACAGGCCACTGGAAACGGATCCGGCTGATTGAGGGAGGGGAAAAAAGACCTTACAGGGCCTAA
- a CDS encoding beta-ketoacyl-ACP synthase III: MTTRIIGIGSYVPDTVVTNKDLMEFLDTDDAWIRERTGICERRVSKEMGTCALAVEAAKRAVSDAGIDPKEIDLIVLATSSGDRAFPAAAMDVQAAIGAVNAVGFDITAACSGFIFGLHIAHSFFMSGIYKTALIVGAEALSKVVDWTDRGTCILFGDGAGAAVVRASEDGGIIKTLMGSDGTKGWTLECQARNLGNCLNGVKPELGFMKMDGKEVFKFAVRKVPEIVEDILKEAEMTPEEIKYFVLHQANYRILEAASRRLKIPMEKIPVNIDRYGNTSAASIPILLDEMKQEGKLKRGDKLVLAGFGSGMTWGATLLEW; this comes from the coding sequence ATGACTACAAGAATCATCGGAATCGGCTCATATGTGCCGGATACAGTTGTTACAAATAAGGATCTCATGGAATTTTTGGATACGGATGACGCGTGGATCCGTGAGAGAACGGGAATCTGTGAGAGGAGAGTGTCAAAGGAGATGGGAACCTGCGCTCTGGCGGTGGAGGCGGCTAAGAGAGCAGTTTCTGATGCGGGGATTGACCCGAAGGAGATCGACCTGATTGTGCTTGCCACCTCATCCGGAGACCGTGCATTCCCGGCGGCGGCCATGGATGTACAGGCAGCCATCGGAGCGGTAAACGCTGTAGGCTTTGACATTACGGCAGCCTGCTCAGGATTTATCTTCGGCCTGCACATTGCCCACAGCTTTTTTATGTCCGGAATCTATAAGACCGCTCTGATCGTAGGTGCGGAAGCCTTGAGCAAGGTGGTGGACTGGACAGACCGGGGAACCTGCATCCTTTTTGGCGACGGAGCAGGGGCAGCGGTTGTGAGGGCCTCAGAGGACGGCGGAATCATAAAAACACTGATGGGAAGCGACGGAACGAAGGGATGGACGCTGGAGTGCCAGGCCAGAAATCTCGGAAACTGCCTGAACGGAGTCAAGCCGGAGCTGGGCTTTATGAAAATGGACGGGAAGGAAGTTTTCAAATTCGCAGTCCGCAAGGTGCCTGAGATTGTGGAGGATATTCTGAAAGAGGCGGAAATGACGCCGGAGGAAATCAAATACTTCGTTCTTCACCAGGCCAACTACAGGATTCTGGAGGCAGCCTCCAGACGGCTTAAAATACCCATGGAAAAGATTCCTGTAAATATTGACCGCTACGGAAACACATCCGCGGCTTCTATTCCGATTCTTCTCGACGAGATGAAGCAGGAAGGGAAGCTTAAGCGGGGAGATAAACTGGTACTTGCCGGCTTCGGCTCCGGCATGACCTGGGGGGCCACCCTTTTAGAGTGGTAA